The stretch of DNA TGCGGCTGGTAGTATTATAGTGAAGGATGTACCAAAGAAAAGACTTGTAATAACAAGAAGAAAACAAATGGTTAAGAAAATAAAGTAATTTAATCTTGCTCGGGAATGTTTAAAAAAGTGTGTCAAACGAGAAGTAAAAATATAACAGAAGTAAAAAATGGAAGTTTGATAAATGAATCAAAAAATAGGGAACAGAACTACTGGACTGGTAGATTATAAAGGACTAGAAACAAATATCCTGTCATCTATTAAGAGAAGGCAGGCCATTGACTGGAAGAGATAGGGTATTAACATCATTGAGAAAAAGTTGCTGGAAGCAAGCCTGGAAGGTGAAATAAAAAATCACTTATCCTCTGAAAGTGAAGAGAACAATCGAAAGAATGGGAAAATTCAAAGACTTTACGGACAAGTGCAGGTTCATTTGAGCTGTTAACACCAATAGATAGAGAGAAAAGCTTTGAACCTCAAAAAGTCAAACAAGCCTGTATCCAGAACTTGAAGCAAAGGTCTTAAGTACATACGCCAGTAGCATGAGGTACAGAGATATAGCATTGCATGTAGAGGAAATTGGTATGATCGCAAAATATCTGCAGCGGAGGTATCAGTATTACTGACAAATTATTACCTATAATCAATGAATAGCGTAGTTGTCCACTACAATCTATATATCCAATAGTGTTTATAGATGGCCTATTTTTTGAGGTCAAGGAGGATGAACATTGCGTGAGTAAATGTGTGTACAACATATTAGGAATAGACCAAAATGGCAGAAAAGAAGTTTTGGGCTTTTATTTGGCTGAAAGCAAGAAGCTAGCTTCCGGTTGGGAGTACTAAATGACCTAATAAAGAGAGAGGTGTAGAGGATATTCTAATAGCTTGTGTTTTGATGGTCTAAAAAGCTTTTCTACAGCCATGAGTAGCGTATTTCCTAACGCAGAAGTACAGTTATGTGCAGTACATCGGATAAGAAATTCACTGAAATATGTATCGAGCAAAGATGTGAAGATTTCCATGAATGATCTAAAAAAGTATATCAGGCTTCAGGTGGAGAAATCACGAGAATTATTTGCTTAAGCTAGAAGAGAAATGGGGAGAAAAGTACCCGTTAGTTGTGAAGTCTTGGCAAAATAATTGAGAAAATTTATCTAATTATTTCAAGTATTCTGGTCTAGTAAGGAAGTTGATTTATACCATAAATCCTATTGAGAGATTGCACAGACAGATCAAAAAATTTACTAAAGTCAAGGATTCATTTACGGCACAAATGCCTTGTACAAACAGGTATATTATGCTATAAAGAAGGCAGAGTAAGATTGGACTATAGCTATACCTAATTGAGTTTAACTATATTTCAACTTGATATCTTTTTCTTTGGTGGATTAAAAATCGAGTTGAATTAAAAAATGTGGTTTAATATACTTCTTTGAACATTACCTCTTGTTCTTTAATTATCTTTTAACTTTTATATGTTATTTAATATAGATTGATACCTTAAGTTCAAGGTGAGAAGATTATTTATTTTAGTTGTATTGTCTAACTTTTCTTCAGTATAACCGTGTTTTGGAGTTAATTGGATTAAAGATGGATCTTACTACACTTTATTGTCTTATTACTCTGGCAGTGAAAAATACGTAGGCCATCGCACCGGCTATCACTATACAGACAACATTAAAATTTTAGCTGCGTATATGATGTTATCACTTCCTGGGTACTCTTTTACAGAAGGAAAAAAAGTGGACTTCTTATAGAACTCCATTACCATCACAGAATTGAGTACATAGATATCACTCTCTATCACTTATAATATGGGTGTTTCTGATACTGCGTCTATCAAATATCCTGGCATGGAAGAAATTGAACTTTGTAATCATATAACGATTATACAAATGTTTATCTACCGCTTGAGAGAAGAGAAATTGAGTATTTTGGTTTCTCTTTCTCTTGTCAGATGAGTTTTGGTATTGATCTCCGCTTTCTTCAAGAACAAGCCTCTTTGCTGGTTGCAGATTATAATGATTTCAAAAATTCTCTCACGTAGTCGAATTTGGAATAAAGATTTAACCTGTAAGAAGGTGTTACAATTATGCAACACCTTCTCAAGAAGAGTATTATTTAGTTTACTGTCATTAACGTCCCGTTCAGTGGTTTTGCAGTACTAGCTAACATCTACATAAAGTTTTGTGCCTGGTGTGTTTGATTCATCAAGTTTTGTGCTGATATATCTGACAAGCTCCTTTGTCTCTCCCTTCCACTTTTAACTCCCTGATAGATACAAAATGTAATAAAACTAATCGCCGCTAATGTAATAACACTTGCTATGATACAACAAGTCAACATTATTTTTTCTTGTTCTCCTACTGTTTCTATGAGTGTTCCCGCTTTTTCTTCCAAACCTGTAAATTTCTTCTGCAAGCCATTTAAGTACTCCTGCATACTTTGAAACTGCTCAGTGCCGATCTTTTCCTCTAATGCACTAAATACCTTTTCAAACTGCTCAGTGTTAACCTTTTGAGCTTCTTGCCATTTTTTTAATGCACTGAATATCCTTTGAAACTGTTCAGCATCGATTTTTTGACTTTCCTGCAATTCTGTTACACCTAACCAATCGCATAAAATTCCTTTTACCATTTTCATCCCCTAGCTAATTAATATACTATAATTTTACATTTCAAATGTTTAAATTATTATTAAATTGACTATTTACAAAATATAAAGATCTTTATATCAAGAAACGTCATTATGACCAACTCTTTGATTATCGATTTCCTGTCCCTGGATAAGGTACTCACTTCCATTTTTAATAAAATTAACATCACATGATTGAAACATATCTCTTAATTCACAGTTAAAAGTAAGTTAAGCGATGTTCTGTTCGAAGAGATAAGATTTATCAGGCTTAAAATAGAATACTATACACATTGTGTCTTTATCAGGTCTAGCTTAGATTAGTCTTCGATCTTTTCTTTCCCTAGCTTCTTCAAATCTTGCTTTTATTTCGTTCTGATTAAGTATATTCTGCTTATACTTATCACAGATCTTTTTAATATAAGCGAATCTATAATAGCAATTATATCATTGCCATTTTTATTAGCTAAAACCCCATTTAGGTAGTGTTATATCACTTCCTATTGCCTTTTTGTTCCTCATCTTTTCCATAAAGTTTTTTTCTCTGTTCTTTATATTTATCATTATGAACTACTCCTTCTTCCGTTTGAGATCCTTTTTGCTCACATAGCATATAATAAGTTGCAATATACCTAAAGATGTCAACCTCAATTGCAAAATATATCCTTCCCTCAGACTTCTTACTGTGCATATCATGAAAATAATCTTGAATGCTTATTATATCCTTTCCACCTATCTTTCACCCTTGATCAATTTCTTTCCAATAAGAGTCATATTCAAGGGCATATAGATCAATGACATTTATTCTCATCTACCCCTTTAAATTTATCCATCAATTCCTTGATTTGGCCTGATTTAAACCCTGGTCCGTTTATAACCGAAAAAATATCTCTATCTTTGCTAGTTCCTTATTTATATTTAATTAATATATTAACATAATGAATTTGCTATTCTTGTCATCCTGCAACATTTTTTCGGTGTCTTTTGGAACCAACGTTACAATAATTAGCACTTTGTTAGGTAAAATTTTTAATTTTTTATCTATGCTCATAAAATTTCTAATAATACTTACTATACTATATAATATAATAAAATTATTAATAGTTAGATGTCCAAGAAAAACAATAAGGCGTAAGTCTTTGGGAGCAGTATTGTATGCTCCCATACTTGCTTTCAGAAGCAAGTTTTGAGAGAATTCTAGTTTGCTTTCTTACTCAATACAAAAGAATGAAGTTTGAAATAAATATTTTTGTGTTATATTATTACTAAATCATCCTAAAAGGATTGGCTGAATAGGAGTAATCAATGACGCAACAAGAAATGATAACAATTAACGCAGAATTGCGTGATGTAACAAAAACAAAAGCAATACGTTCTCTAAGAAAGAAAGGGAACATACCTGCAGTTGTATATGGTAAAGGGCATAATAATGTGAATTTAACATTGTCTGCAAAGGAATTCACGAAGCAATATAAGTTAGGTTTCCTTTCTGCACATGTGATAGAACTTGATATTTCAGGCAAAAAGGAATATGCCCTCGTTCGTGATATTCAATGGCATGTAGTAAAAGATACTATACAGCATGTTGATTTTCAATTTGTTGATAAAGGTAGTGAAATTAAAATAGACATACCTCTATCATTTGTGAATGAAAGCAAATCTCCAGGAATCAAACTGGGCGGAGTACTCAACGTTTTATGTCGCTCTATCACTGTTAAATGTTCTCCTGACAAAATACCTCAGGCTATAGAAGTAGATTTATCGGGTAAAATGATTGGCCAGTCTGTACATATAAGTGATGTAAAATTGCCAGGAGGTGTTAAACTTGCAGCGCACGAAGAAGAAAACTTTACCGTTGTCACAATTTCTGCTGCTGATAGTGGCGTTGAGGAGTCTCAGGTGGAAACAACAGAGGAATAGTGCATCTGATAGTTGGGCTTGGTAACCCCGGTAGTCAATATGAGCTGACTTATCACAACATTGGTTTTATCATTGTTGATGCAATTTGCAAGCATTGGAATTTTCAGTCTTTCTCTAAGAAAGCAGATTGCCTGATAACCTCTAGCGTAATTAATGATAATAAAATTATGTTAATGAAGCCTTATTCGTTTATGAATAATTCAGGCATTCCTGTTGCAAGAATACGAAACTTTTACAAATTTTCGCTAGATAACGTCATTGTTATACATGATGATGCTGATCTAGAACCTGGCAGAATAAAAATAAAGAAGGGTGGTGGTTCTGCTGGACATAATGGACTTAAATCTATAGATAGTTCTATTGGTAACGATTATTGGCGCTTGAGATTTGGGATAGGCAGATCTGACAGTCAAAGAAGTCTAGCAGATTACGTATTATCAAAATTTTCCAATCTTGATGATGTTATTCCCTTAGTAGAAAGAATAGCTCAAAACATACACTTAATGCTGCAAGGAAATAATATAGCTTTTACCAACTCAATTGTATGATATGACAAGGTTGTTTTGTGTAATTTAAACAACACTTTATTGTATCAGGCTCATTTCAAGTATAGATACTTTCATCTAATTAAAATCTTAATTATTATTAATATTATATTAATAAAAACTTAATAGTAATTCTTAATAATATAAGAATTAATAAGAATTAACATGTTCACAATTTTATATTATAGAGGAAACAGAAGAGTATTTTCTTAGAATAGGAGTGCAAAGAAATAGAGCTAAGTTCAGAGTAACTTAGAGATTCTAACTATATGTCAGGTTTACTTTCTGATATTATAGGAAGGGAGAAGGAATGGCGAAACTAGGTAAAACTATGCAATTATAGGTAACTGGAGAGTTAATTAAGAAATTAGTTGATTTAGAAGTAACCCTTAATGCCCGTGGTCAAGATGGGCATACCCCTTTATATGTTGCAATTTGGGAGGGCAATGTCAAAGTTACAAAACCACTGGTAAAGTACAGTGTAAACGTTAATAGTAAGGATGAACGTAATTGTACGCTACTTCATATTGGAATCGGGTGTAAACAGCTAGAGATAGTGAAGTTGCTAATAGAAAATGGAGCAAACGTTAATGCAAAAACTAAAAATCATGGTAAAGATGATTTAACACCAATACACCTTGCAATCTTTGTAAATACGCTGGAGTTTATAGAATGACTAAGCAACAATGGTGCAATAATTAGTGAGAAAGAAAGTACTGAAGGACATACCCCTCTTCACCTTGCTGTTTTATACGGGAATAGAGGAATAATACAAGCCTTAGTTGATAAGGAAATGTAGATAAAATAATGGGTGCATAACTCTATACTTTAGCTGTTAGGCAATATACTGAAGTAGAAAATGACAGCAGAATAGAAGTTATCGAGTATCTGATAAACGAACTCAAAGCAGATATGGCAAAGTAAAGGTAATAACAACAATATAGCACTTTTTCTTGCTGCTAATAATTGTCCTGGGAAAGTAATAAGGCTTGTCATCGAACAACATTATAGAAAGTTTTGGTAGGGATCAATTGGAGAATTTTATCAACTATAAAAATAAAATTGGAATAGGTGCTTTGGACATTGCACTCAATAGTGGGAACAAGAAAGCTATTGAAGTATTGAAATCATATGGAGCAGACATTGAGAATAGGGTAGACGGCGAGAGCCGCTTACTTCGTGCATTGAAAGAAGGTAATATAGAAAAAATGGAGCTTCTTTTAAGCTAGAGGGCAAACATTAATATAAAGAATGAAAAAGGGCTTACTTTTTTAGGTCTTACAATACAGAAAAACGGTCAAAGTATGGTTCAATTTCTAAAAGAAAATAGAGCAAAGAGAAGTTTAGAAATAGATAGTACAGTAATTACGCTAGCTATTATAACCCTCAGTTTGGCACTAGTGGTATATTCTGTTATAAAAGGCGTTCAAAAAGTTGCTGCAAAAAAAACAGATAACATTCTCAGTGAAGTAGAGAGTCAAAAAGTAGTATCTCCAAGGCAAAAAGTATAAGGTTTTTTATAAAATAATCAGTAAATCGCGGAAAGCCATAGTGATTTATAGATTTCTTATTGCCATGCTTTTGTAGTATGATATACTAATATTAAAATAGATGTGTAATATGTTAATAGGCGAAAATAATGATCAACAGCAAAATAGGATAAATAGAGCAAATACCATAATGGAAAAATATGAAACGCTTATAACAATACTGGTGAAATCAAAAAATCTATCAATATAATTTTGCTAGTAAGTATAATTCCTCTACTTTTTCTTCTTATATAGTTCTTTTTATATTAAGGTTAGCAAATTATTTTTTAAAACAGGAAGAAAATGAAGCAAAATTATCAGCCTGGTCAAAAAATGTCATTAGGGTAATATTAAAAACTGTTTTAATCATATGCATTATTCCTTTCTATGTGTTTTTAGCATTGCCTGCATTGTTCTTGTGGTTGCTGAACTGGACTCTCGTTAAAGAAATATGGCGATTTAACGACTTAATGCAAGAAGCTCCAGAAGAAGAAAGGCAGCTTATCATATACAGGTTAGTTGATACCCTTCCTTTTATTACACAAACTACCTATGATCTAAGTGCAGTTGCTAGTGTAAATTTAAGTGTTAATAAACTAATAGAGAAGTATGGAGAAAATCTAAGCAAGGATGGATTCTATACACAGTTAAATAGAGAAAATACAACTAACATTGAAGGATACATTAAACAGTCAAATGAATTTAAAGCAGAAGAAAAGTCTCATGCACTAAAATGCTTGGGATTTATCAATAGAATAGAAGATAAATTTCAAGACAATTGTAGTAAGTTAACGCTAAAGCAAGCAGATATTTTGTATTGAAAAGCCTACAACGATAGAGACACAAGAATAGCAGAACAAGGAGTTCCTTTAAGTGATGAAAATGTAAAAGATAGGAAGAATATGTTTGTTAAGAGGTTTAATAGATGCAGCAACAACTTATGGTGATCAAGGTCAAGGTTGTGCCGGTGGGACATACAATAAACTGTTTAAGTCTTTGTCTGGTTTACATCCATTAGTAGTTATCACACTAGATCGACAGGAGGTCAGTAAATGACAAAAGAGGCAATTACTCTGGGATCTTCTGAAATGGCTAGGGAAAATCTTGGTAATTTTTCTAAAGAAGAGCAAGAAAAGATTAGTATGAATTACCTAAATTATCGCCTGAAATAGTAAGGCATATTATAGCCACATGCTTAGCTCTTAAGGAAAAGTGTCAGAGGTTTAACAACAAGCTGGATAGTGATACAAGAAAGGAGATATTAGAAACATGTATGGGTAATTTGCCCTATATTCCACTAGGTAATCCTTCAAATGAAATGACTAGATAAATTATATTTCATTCAAGTTATTCATCTTGAAGCATAAAATAGGGTTTTGCATAATTATTTTAATTTGGGCCTATGTATTAAAATAACGTGCGAAATCGCAGTATGCAGGTAAGTTAATATGCTTCTATACTTACACGTCACAACCACAGCTGTATGAACATTTATTTTGTGAGATAACTCACGCAACAAAGGCGTCATTCCAGCACGTGAAGCTGGTACAGTTCGTCATATCACGATTCATTTGTGGTATCTCTAGATTCCGCTAACAAGCAGCTGTTGTCAGTAAATTTTCAGCTACAAATATTTAAGAAATCCACCAAGTAAGAAAAAGACAAAAGAAGCCCTAGTTAATATCTATTTAAAAACACTAGCGTTTTTTTATGTTTTAAATACTTAGTAATCGCGACTTAGTTGTTTTTTATTGCAACTAACCTTTAGTCATAAATGTTTTAGAAATTTACTAGGCAAAAAAAAGGCAAAAGATATATTATGGTGATAGTATTTACTCTCTAATCCTGCAAATTAGTATATTATACTGTCCTAAACGCTTTATAAGCGAGTTTCAACTTATATAGGTAAAAAATTAGAAATATTGTGAAGACATAAGGTACATATAGTGCAAAAAATTAAACATAAGATGCTAACTATATAACACTTTATTATTTTAATCTGCACAGATTGAAGGTAACTTAATACCTCCAGTATCGGGATAAGGGGGCTAGCGAGGTTTGTCAAGTAGTTTTTTCGGCTTACCTAAATGATGGCCAGGCAAAAATTGTATGGTTTGCAAGAAGTTTAATCTAAACTTGGTTTGTAATGCTGTATTTACACACCAATTTCTTTACAATAAGCTCCATACACAGGGCTTTCAGCTATAACAGACTGCTGGATTTTAATTTTTTTAATAATTGTACACTACTAACTATAT from Wolbachia endosymbiont strain TRS of Brugia malayi encodes:
- a CDS encoding 50S ribosomal protein L25/general stress protein Ctc, whose translation is MTQQEMITINAELRDVTKTKAIRSLRKKGNIPAVVYGKGHNNVNLTLSAKEFTKQYKLGFLSAHVIELDISGKKEYALVRDIQWHVVKDTIQHVDFQFVDKGSEIKIDIPLSFVNESKSPGIKLGGVLNVLCRSITVKCSPDKIPQAIEVDLSGKMIGQSVHISDVKLPGGVKLAAHEEENFTVVTISAADSGVEESQVETTEE
- the pth gene encoding aminoacyl-tRNA hydrolase: MHLIVGLGNPGSQYELTYHNIGFIIVDAICKHWNFQSFSKKADCLITSSVINDNKIMLMKPYSFMNNSGIPVARIRNFYKFSLDNVIVIHDDADLEPGRIKIKKGGGSAGHNGLKSIDSSIGNDYWRLRFGIGRSDSQRSLADYVLSKFSNLDDVIPLVERIAQNIHLMLQGNNIAFTNSIV
- a CDS encoding ankyrin repeat domain-containing protein, translated to MKKLVDLEVTLNARGQDGHTPLYVAIWEGNVKVTKPLVKYSVNVNSKDERNCTLLHIGIGCKQLEIVKLLIENGANVNAKTKNHGKDDLTPIHLAIFVNTLEFIE
- a CDS encoding ankyrin repeat domain-containing protein; translation: MSEKESTEGHTPLHLAVLYGNRGIIQALVDKEM
- a CDS encoding ankyrin repeat domain-containing protein: MSSNNIIESFGRDQLENFINYKNKIGIGALDIALNSGNKKAIEVLKSYGADIENRVDGESRLLRALKEGNIEKMELLLS